From the genome of Leishmania infantum JPCM5 genome chromosome 34, one region includes:
- a CDS encoding methyltransferase-like protein — protein sequence MPAPRPELENPPEVFYNASEARRYTVSTRVRKIQRDMTLRALELLNLPKDDAAAATGVNCSALLLDIGSGSGLSGDVLTEQGHVWMGVDISRDMLRIAKEDELHYYDVGAAQKSAEAEEAYQTSSSNARFDTSHVKWGLITSEDDQEEVSESEGGKGVDGDDDDVASGDLASSAAAGNGAGGAASGPRMVEVLQNDIGVGLPFRPGTFDGCISISVLQWLCHSTKKGEVPQRRLMALFQSLYNALRRGAKAIFQFYPSNPEQVHIITRAAMKCGFDGGVVVDFPHSARAKKYYLVLQAGQVQGGFVPPAALTGEVEGDGDDDGSDGDSEYDDEEYYGSGEDGDDDDDDDGLHNPNSRKRVRVGGRDAHHGKRARASSAHGQKRRRKDNRPVTGTREWVLLKKEERRRRGYQTTADSKYTMRRRKPRF from the coding sequence ATGCCGGCCCCACGCCCAGAGCTGGAGAACCCGCCGGAGGTGTTCTACAACGCCTCCGAGGCACGGAGGTACACTGTGagcacacgtgtgcgcaaGATTCAGCGGGACATGACTCTGCGCGCTCTGGAGCTGCTCAACCTGCCAAaagacgacgcggcggcagccactgGCGTGAATTGCTCGGCCCTGCTGCTCGACATAGGCAGCGGTAGCGGCTTGAGCGGGGACGTCCTCACGGAACAAGGTCACGTGTGGATGGGCGTCGATATCAGTCGTGACATGCTGCGCATTGCCAAGGAGGATGAGCTGCATTACTACGACGTGGGCGCGGCACAAAAgtcggcagaggcggaggaggcgtacCAGACAAGCAGTAGCAATGCCCGCTTCGATACCAGCCATGTGAAGTGGGGCCTCATCACTTCTGAGGATGACCAAGAGGAGGTAAGCGAGTCGGAAGGGGGAAAAGGCGTCGACGGAGATGATGATGACGTCGCGAGCGGTGACTTGGCTAGCAGTGCAGCCGCAGGTAACGGCGCGGGTGGCGCGGCGTCAGGACCGCGCATGGTGGAGGTGCTTCAGAACGACATTGGCGTCGGGCTGCCGTTTCGTCCTGGTACGTTCGACGGCTGCATCTCTATCTCGGTGCTGCAGTGGCTGTGCCACAGCACCAAGAAGGGCGAGGTGCCACAACGGAGGCTGATGGCGCTCTTTCAGTCTCTCTACAacgcgctgcgtcgcggcgcaAAGGCTATCTTTCAGTTTTACCCGAGCAACCCCGAGCAGGTGCACATCATTACGCGAGCTGCCATGAAGTGCGGcttcgacggcggcgtcgtcgtcgattTCCCGCACTCGGCGCGCGCCAAGAAGTACTAcctggtgctgcaggcgggCCAGGTGCAGGGCGGATttgtgccgccggcggcccTGACAggcgaggtggagggcgacggcgacgacgacggcagcgacggcgactcCGAATACGATGACGAGGAGTACtacggcagcggagaggacggcgacgacgacgacgacgacgacggacTCCACAACCCGAACAGCCGCAAGCGTGTCCGCGTAGGAGGGCGGGACGCGCATCACGGCAAGCGCGCTCGAGCCTCCTCTGCGCACGGACAGAAGCGCCGTCGCAAGGACAACCGCCCCGTCACCGGCACGCGCGAGTGGGTGCTGCtcaagaaagaggagaggcgccggcggggCTATCAGACCACCGCAGACTCCAAGTACACGATGCGACGTCGCAAGCCGCGGTTTTGA